Proteins encoded together in one Triticum dicoccoides isolate Atlit2015 ecotype Zavitan chromosome 7B, WEW_v2.0, whole genome shotgun sequence window:
- the LOC119338178 gene encoding uncharacterized protein LOC119338178: MGSLGPAVSVSMAKANGGTAAVGGQKQQQKQERGTFSCGFRIPLHYPRYRKADYEAMPEWRVDCLLREYGLPVTGDVEEKRRFSMGAFLWPGQH; the protein is encoded by the coding sequence atggGATCCTTGGGCCCTGCAGTGAGCGTGAGCATGGCCAAGGCCAACGGCGGCACGGCTGCCGTCGGTGGCCagaagcagcagcagaagcaggagCGCGGCACGTTCAGCTGCGGCTTCCGGATACCGCTGCACTACCCGCGGTACAGGAAGGCGGACTACGAGGCGATGCCGGAATGGCGCGTCGACTGCCTGCTCCGAGAGTACGGCCTCCCTGTCACCGGCGACGTCGAGGAGAAGAGGAGGTTCTCCATGGGCGCCTTCCTCTGGCCCGGCCAGCATTGA